DNA sequence from the Halichoerus grypus chromosome 8, mHalGry1.hap1.1, whole genome shotgun sequence genome:
CCCAGGCAGGGCCCGCCCGCGGCGCCCACTCCAGAGGCAGGTCCAGGCGGGAGGGGCCTCCCGGGAGAAACAGGGCGCGGTCCCAACTGCACAGAGGCTCCGGCGCCGCCCTCCTCGCCCGGCTGCATCCCCCGTCCGTTCGTGTACACACACGCACGGCGACCCCACCCAGGATCCAAAGCAGGATTTAAAAGGACGTCTTTGCGTCTTCCACAGCTCCCTATCATCATACAAGGGGGGATTAGAAGCCGGTGAGAAAAACTTTCCACCGTCCTGCGCGTTTCTGCAGCCCTGTTCCCTGGCCGAGGTGGGTTCAcgtcctgctctctctcctcctcctccttgtcagTAGTTTTACCAAGAGCGTTTGGGCCCCTTCTTAGCAGAGGCAGTGTGGGGCTCCTCGGGGAGGCGTTTGCAGAACCGGGTTGGAGCCGCTGAGGAATGGGAAGAAAGGTGAGTCTTGTTCTTTTATGAGTTAGCGAAGTCTGCATTCCCACCCTGAGATTTACTTCCCGCAGCTGAGCAGAGACGGCTGCGTGAAAGTCTAGTGCCTAGAATGTAGGCTCAGAGGAGGGTGCAGAATTGGCGAACGGAATGGAAGCCCAGGAAGGCCTGCACTTGCTCACACCTAAGGATTCTTTACTTGGTACACAGGTTGATCGCCAGATTTATGAAGCAGGCCTTCCTTGTCCAGTTTTTGCCAGCATAACTGCCTTTTGGGACTTGCGTATTTGTTTTCTGGTGACTCACTTCTGTCTCCTCACCCTTAACCCACCCGTAGCCAGGGTTGCAAAATTCTGGGAGACACTGCCAACAGCCTCCTTTCTAAGCTTTCTTACTAGAATGTTGGGGTCCTCAACCTCTTTACTCTGAGACAGCGTGTCATGTGGTAACACATGGGCAAAACGGAGCATCTTTATTTAGGAAGGACAGTAAAAACAGTTTCAGCATCATTCTGGGTCTAGGGAAATCTCAAATGAGGCAAGACCCTCCCTCTGTGTCCTTAAGAACCTTATAATCAAGTCATAAATGTAATCACTAGAAACTCAAGTGGCATAATTATCTGAACCCCACTGACCAACTTCCCAGAAGCAGCCTCAAGTATTCGAGGAACTACATAACTACACAGTTACTAACTAGCTCCTGCAGAAGGACACTTTTGTTACACACACTTTATTTTAAGCAACTCTTTTTTAcaggtaaaatatttttgaaattcatggAAATATTTAGTAGGTTTCCTTAAACAGCAACTTTCAATGGCacctttaaaattagttttaattttctagaaattGCTAGTGTGGAATATGAAAGCCGTGTGGTACATTGGAAAGCTTTTAGTCCCTGGACACCAGATGTTCTTGGGCCAGTGCAGAaacacctcagtttcctcatttgtacaaTGAGGGCTTGATAGATAGTCTCCAGGTCTCCCTCTTTCTTATTCTATGACTTCATGGGGTGGCAGGGTGTTAGTAAGATGGCACTTACAGAAAAGAAGGTCTCTAGTAATGTGGACAAGAGCTATGAAGTTTGGCAGAAAGGACAGGGAAAACCAttccaggaagagaagaatggcTCTGGCTATTGCTGAAAGAGCAGATGTCAGGTTACAAGCAGGCAAAGGTAAGAGATTTGTCAAGTTATTGTTGGAAGCATTTGCCCATGTGATTCAGAAATTAAAGTAGATGGCTAAGAAAGTGGACCAAAGCAGGCCAAATGAAACCCCTCATTAGGAGTTTCCATTTAATCTGTACTTGAGCAAAGAGCAATCTTTGTTAAAGGTTATTCTCAGAAGAACACCTTGAGATATCTGGGAAAGAGAATGGGCACAAAGCTCAGAGTTTGTTGAAAAGTGAATGtgtaatttttgtctttgtttgaaAATACACAGGCATGTCAACAAGACTTTGGCCCATTCTCCCTCAGTCATAGTGTCCCCTCTTCCTGAAGACATGATCCTTCTTTTCATTGGATCTTCATCCTCTTTTAACCATTACTTCTGTTAGTAAATTAGTTTCATGCttataaacctaaaaaaaatgttagagtTAAACCAAATCTAGAGATTAGTCACTTCTCTCCATCacctaattttataatttgtcttAAGGACAGAATTAAACATATATACTCTGTATAAAGGGTAAAGGACACCAGCACTTGAGTCCTTAGAAGGAGAACCCTGGGCTTCCTGTGTCTTTGTGCAAGGTGTaaagaagagacaaaggaaaatttTCAGGAAAAGGGGAATGACTTTCAAGCTGAAGCtgtcaaaacatttaaaagaatatatgatTGGGCTTTTTTCAATTGACAATTGCTTCACCCCTATTAAAATTACTGAGAAGAGATATATATAATTCCTTGTTGTaagtattttgaaatacaaatgagTAAGCACTTAGatgcattttaatgaaatagtcaaacttttttttccccaaacctttattttatgtttcatcAAAACCTCATTGTGccaagctgaaaagaaaagaaaagaaagaaagaaagaaaaacaattagaatGAAAGCAACCATTCGCCATTCACCTAGCTGGCTTTTTGCCTGGTCAACTATGTGGGGGAGGTTGTGAATTCTCCCCAAGTTGTCAAGTGAAATCCTAGAGGTGAGGAAGGGACCTGGCTGTACTCAGAGGTGAAAGACTGCTCCCCAGCACCACAGCATAAAGCTAACATCAGAGGCTGATCTGTTTGTGTGAGTTGGTGTTTGAACTGGTGTTTCAAGCCatgggactgtgtgtgtgtgtgtgtgtgtgtgtgtgtgtgtgtgtgagtgagtgatgTGGGAATGGAGTACCTTATCTCTGCCTTTAGGTGATTTATCAGAGAAGGATCCTGTTGATGAAGTCATCTTGATCCCCACAGACTGGGAGTTGGCAGCTTCTTCTGTAGTCTGGGATTGCTGAGGCCTTAGGGGTGTTGTATGGGCCTGGCAGTGTCCTCCCCACCAAATGACTGGCTTATAGCTCTTTAGAACTCACTTCTTCAGcatctatttaaaaagtaataagtaATATATGATTCACTTAAAATAGGTACCACTCAAATCGTGGGTTTGCCTACAAAAGGAAAGTCAGCATTAGGACACTCTCTTAGATACCGGTAGAGGCCCCACTCAGCGAGCCCCATGTCTTGTTGATTCTCTCAGTACCTAAAGGACTTTGAACTTTGGTATTTGGCAGAACAGTTGTGTGGGCAGAGACGCCTATCCCTTCCTTTCAGAGACTTCAGTGACTCTGAGGCACCAGGTACTGAGGGAGAGGCAGTTTGTGGCTGTGTGCTTGGTCCTTTTCTCACTTCCttagacttttttccttttagctcaGAATTTGGGTGGAGATGcaggaaaaagggaagaggacAGGGGAAAAAAGTGACGCTTAAGCAGGACTCTGCCTCACCACAGCTGAAAAGCCCGTGAAGTTTGCCTTTTTCAGGTTCGCCATGCTGCCCACTTTTCTCCCTCCTCAAATCCTCAGGCCATTCCAGTTACCAAAaactattcttctttttttaagattttatttacttatttggtggggggggggggggagaagagtATGtcagtagggaggggcagaagcagactccctaccaagcagggagcctgatgtacggcttgatcccaggacccctggatcatggcctgagctaaggcagatgcttaaccgactgagccacccaggcgccccctaccaAAAACTCTTCTTAAGATAGCCTCTAAAGTATAAGCACAAGCATGTGTGAATCACAGACAGCTGTTTAAGGAGCTAATCCTCCTAGGGATTTTTGCATAGGAACCAATACCTAAGAAATGAAGGTCAGGATTTACCAGTAATACCAGAAGCAGAGTTTTTCTGGGAACCTTGAAAGCCTTCCTGCTCTACCAGGGAATTAGGCCTACCTTGTTTGGTAACTGGTACCAAACCCAATTGTGTCTGTAAGTCTTAAGAGAAGCCAGGAGAGTTTGTATGGTTGGGATCTCCAAAGTGAGATCAGGTGGTACATTTCTAGAAGCAATGAGGGATAACAAGAAGAACTTGGGGCCTAGGAGTCAGTCACTCTTTGAGATACTAAGAATGCAGAGATGAATGACACAATTATTCTTCTCTCTAAGGGTTCCATCTAATGGAGAGACAAGAAGACTAATTAATCATCAAAGGATGATGGCTAATGGCCTGTTTGCCAACCTAAAGTAAAGCCAGATCCATCCCACCCATGTTGTAAGAACTCCAGACCAGCTCACATTCTTCTCCGATTATTCCTGAAGTTCCCAGGGGGTGTAAACATATTTGCAAACCAGCCCCTTTAACCTAGACAGTGAGGCTGCCATTTACTTCTTTCTTGCTCCACCTCCCTGGGTGAGGTCTATCCCTGCCCTACAAAGGGGCCCATGCTGCTGAAAATGTCGAAAGATGCCAGCACGCAGTGTCCTCTTCCTTTTTGATAGAGCAAATGGTCTGACCTTTTGCTCTAGCTCTTGTCCAGACTTGCCTCAACTCTGTCCCAATGGGATCCTCATGTTGGGGAAGGTACTTTACCTCCCGACCTACCCCCATACCACCTCCGGTCAACCATGGGGTGAACTTCTTCACACTAACTTGCTGTGTGCTTTCTGAATCTTAGAGAGATTTAATGAAACAACCTTGATTTCTATGAAAGTTGTTACTGCAGTGCCCTCCTCGCTCTAGGCTCCGGGAGGCCGGGTCAGAGGGGATGTGAATGGAGTACACTGTAGTCCTTGCCCACCACTGCTCCATGGCCTTGGcgtctttctccctcctctcatcATGTCCTTCTCTATGGATGAATCCTTTCCTGGGACATCACAGACTCTTACACAGCTAGGCTTCACTCAGGCTGACTCACCAGCTTTTCACACACAACAGGACACATCTGAAGTCTAGAGTCAATGCAGCTTTAAGCCGTCAGCTTGGGATTGCTGCTCTATGCTTGCCTCAGCGCGGTGTGTACTGGGTACAGAGAAGCCCCAAAGGAAGATGTGGGCAACTTCTCCTGGCATGGGCTGGTATTGAGGAGAGCCCGTCAGACTCAGAGGAGGTGTTGCTCAAGCCAAGTCTGGAAAGATGAGTAGTTCCTCTCCCTGAAGATAAGGAGTTTGAAGTCTGACAGCACCATCCCTCTGCTGTTTGATCAGGGAGTTTCCTTCATAAGAAAAACTGACTTACGTGTAGCACCCACCTCACACAGTCCTGGTGACAGTCAAATATAATCATGTGTGTGAGAGATTCATAAAACCAAAGGCAATGACTATTATTATGACGATAATTATTACGATGATTTCAAGTGCAGTTATTTTATTGGCAGGCCGCCTGTCTTTATTGACACCTCAGAGACAGGCAGACTGAAAACTTGAAGGTAGATGGATGACAACCGAGggttgaggattttttaaaaatagcactgtTGGAGATTCAGCACCAGCGGAGGTGGTTACTGAGGGTCCGTGAAACAGTTGGCATCCTGCTGCTGCCTGATATTTGAAACTATAGGATCTTTATTAAGTGATCCCAGTAAACTTTGACCCAGTTGGCTTGTTTCTGTTCAATCAACAAATCCACTTTGTGAGTAGATGCAATATCAGTGTTGCATTGATGGTGGAGATAATCAATTTTGCAACTGCGTTACAGAGAACAGAAGATTGAGTGCTCAGGATTAATCTCTTGTGAACAGGTAAggatgaaaggaaggagaagCCCTGGAAATACGGCAAGGAGACTTCTGAGGGTTAGTGGCTGGAAGGTTGAGGTCCCGGGCAGGGTACCAAGAGCTGTCACATAATCTTCTCTAGGAATGCTTTCCTGGTTCTGTGGAATTGATGAAAGAGCCTacttagcatcttttcatgaaaCCAAATTATGTGGGTAAAAACAAAGGACAGTGGGACAGCATCCTGCTGAGAGGCCACATCTTACTCTGCAGGCTTCCTCCAACAGGGTTCTTAGAGATGGCCCATAAGATCAGAAACAACATCTCCTGGATCCAGATCACCGCATGTCCTGTCATGGGCAAGAGTCGGAACCACAAACATCAGAAAAAGGCAACTGTGGGACAAAAGGCCATGTTTATCAAAGTTGGCCTCCCAGAACAAATCTCTAATTCATGTGGGTTAATGTTTGACCCAGTCATGCCCAGGGAAAAGGTGAATGACTCTCCTCGTTTGTCCAAGAGGAGTGTCCTTGGTTTTTATGTCTCTGCCAGTACCAGGGATCTTTAGACCTAGTCTTCCCTCCCCGTTCATCTGATCACTATATAATCAGAACCGAGAGGGGCCTCTAGGTTTGCACAGCTGGAACCCATCTCCAGGAACAAACAGCTGGAACCCATCTTCAGTTGGAGGGAAACTTCCAGACTTTTGTAAGACTCTTCCACCTGGGTAAtctatttctctatttgtttatatgtatacTATTTCTAGACATCCACCCATTTCAATGaaaccattttttcccttttaaaaactcTTGGCCCAAGTTCATGAATTAAGAAGGAAACAAATTAGATTCTAAAGTTTAAAATGCAAACAGATTTCTTCTGGCATAGCCTAAATATGGATAAAGGGAAATTAGTAAGACTGGGAGCAAGTGGTGATTTAGGAGGGATTCCTAAATTGTGATAAAGTCCCCAAAGATCTAGGAAAAGCATCTGTTGAAGGGTTATCTGGAGCCTCTGCCCCAACATTATATGTGGCTtaacaaggaaagaaacagagtATACTTTTAGCTCTGTTTTCTCGTAATCTTTCCTGCGAATTTCTTTCCTTAAGAAAGTTTTGGATGCTCTTTGAAAGCACAATGGAACAACACATGCCAAGATCAAAAAAAGGTATACTGGCAGgttgaagagaagaaagaaggaaggagatagaGAGAGGAATATACATTGGGTGGGAAGCTTCCAGTTTGAAGAATATTGCCCTAGAACATATAAAAGCGTGAAGGTATATTTATGGAAGTTGTAACTGTAGTTACAATCATAAACTGTTAACTCCCTGGTGCATAAAATTTGATGGATCTCTTGAATACAAAACATTGcctgtggggagagaaagagtatattaatttttgtgaagactAAGGGTTTGGTTTGAGACAGAAGGTGAagttagtttaaaaaacaaattgtgggACAAATTCCACTGGCAAAAATATGACAGTTATGTGCTTGGGTATAGAAGGATATGTGTGAATGAGTTTGACCACCAGATGGGAGGCTCTGCACACTTGGCCTAGGCAGATTCACTCCTGCACCCCATATGATCTCTTACTTGTTTTCTCCCAGTTCCATTTCAACCCCCATTTTGGGGAAATTTagtatggaatatatatatataagtgagGAAGTTATGAGTGGGAGAGCAGATGTTGATACCGGTAACCCTAGTGTATACTTGCTAGGATTTGATTTCTGGTTGTCTTAGGGAACTAGGATTACAATAAACCTGGGCAAACCTTAGCTGAGTTGTTAGAGAATGAATGTGCAAATTCTGCAAATGAGAAACAAAGATATCCCTTAATCTCTAAGACTGAGACATGAGGGCCTTCAACCTCCAACAagcaactgctttttttttttttttaatattttatttatttgacagagagagacacagcgagagagggaacacaaggagggggagtgggagaaggagaagcaggccccccgccgagcagggagcccgatgtggggcttgatcccaggaccctgggatcatgacctgagccaaaggcagattcttaatgactgagccacccaggtgccccaagcaaaTGCTTTTTTAAGGATGTGAAACACCTATGTAGTGTCAGTCCAATGCCTTAACTAGAGGTGGTCTGTGGGCTTGGCTTACCTGCTGAGCCTTAAGGAATGATGCATCTCAGTTAACCTGTTAGCTATTTCTTCCAGCTGGTGCCTTTTGCCACCAACTAAACTTACACACAAACTTGTCTCTGCAATCCCATTCtagtggaagaaaaggaaaggaaaagaaaaggctctTTTATGCTTAATGAGAACTGTGGAATTTCAGGCCTTAACAGTTAGCGActctctttttacagatgaacaaatttAGGCCTGGAGAGGAAAATGAAGTCaatcattaaaaacataattattgaGGCAGGCACTGTGATTCAAGGTGACTAAGATGGGCTCTGCCCTCCTATTGATTACACACCAGTAGGAAACACTGACAAGTAAACAGGTCATTGTTTGCCCAAGACCACATAGATAATGGCTTGGAAATGGCACTCATGAAACCTGGCAACAGGTAAATCTTTATTTGATGATATCCTTGTGGACAGATCAGCTTTGTGACTTTTGTTTGCTTTGACACTTAATATTTAGTAAAGTGTCCTTGATCTTAATATCTAAAGCATAGAGTGTTTGGACAGAGACTCTAGGCAGACCTGCGGGCTCACGCTGCCTTCTGTGAGCAGCAGTATCCCCACAATCTGTATAATACTGGCGCTTCCTACCAGGACCCACCGTCTCTTCCGTACCCTGGAATGGTTGGGAACATTCCTACACACCACTGCCACTTAGTGACTCTTTTGGGTACTACCAGCTCTCGTTttacttcctgattttttttttttttttttaactctgggACTCTGACTCTGCCAGAGAGCTGTGACTGTGTGACCTCTAAGGTCCCTTCTACCTTGAGATCCTGTGATTCTACAATTACCTTTGATTTTTGAAGGCAATTTTTGTCCATTGCTGAGCAAGAAACTTAGTTGATTTCAAATCAGTAAAACTTTGATGAGGTCttccaaaaaactaaaaaaagaaagcacaccCAGGAGACTGAAAAGCacaatataaactttttttaaatttttatttatttatttccagagagagggaacacaagcagggggagtgggagagggagaagcaggcttcccgccgagcagggagcccgatgcggggcttgatcccaggatcccaggatcatgacatgagctgaaggcagacgcttaacgactgagccacccaggtgcccctcagctgcTATTTATATCAGTATTGTGGAATAGTCAAAAGATTTCTTAGCAGTGCACCAAATCTGTTTATAGTTATTATGAAACAGATAAGGTGGATCAATGCCAAATGTTGATGAGAAAGAGAGCTCACTTTGCTTACTCTTGTCACACGTCTTTCCATGTAACCAGCAAAACCCCAGATTCCCTTGTTTTTCTGGATTCACAGTCATACTCCCAGGGCTGTTTAGCAACAGTACAGGCTTAGTGTTTTGTTATAGTCTATATTTGTTTAATTCAACACACTAGGACCTATGGCCTCTGTGAAGGCTACAAAATTATTTGATATGAAAATCATGTTTATGACTTACACAcaagaaagcacaaaataaaaattaataatttaatgtcTATGAAAatgtaccatttatttttaaatttagtattcATAGGAATTATATTACATTTAAGGATAATTTGAAGGTCAAATTTTTCTCCCATTGCAAGAATTTCTCAGTATGTGTGGGGATGATTGCCAAAAAACACCCAACCCAGTCATAAATTAAATGAAGTACTCACAAACAATTTagaaacagaattataaaaatcctttttttaaattttatttttgagagggcGAGAGgtgggtagggacagagggagagagagaatcttaagcagactccacacttagGGTGGAGCTGAGGCAACatgggggctcagtctcacaaccctgagatcatgacctaagccaaaatcaagggtctgaCACTTAActcaccgagccacccaggcgtcccataacaTCAGTTTCAAATTTACagtgaaaatcatttttattgttggATGTGGGGGTATTCACATATATTTGATATAATGTGTAGGACTATGGTGAATTtcatcattccaattttagtatatgtgctgccaaagcgagcatgGACTATGGTGGTTTTTAAAGGCTCTGAATATTCTTTACAATTTTCTCCAAAGAACTAAAGGTATAATCAGAAACTACCTGCTGCAGACACCAAGTATCTCTCAATTCTCAAATCTTCAAATTTCATaagaaatacaatcttaaaagttcattagggcgcctgggtggctcagatggttaagcatctgccttcggctcaggtcatgatcccagagtcctgggatcgagtcccgcatcgggctctctgctccttgggagcctgcttctccctctgcctctctctctctctctgtctctcatgaataaataaataaaatctttaaaaaaaaaaaaaaaaaaagttcattaaaaATTGTTCTCTGTTTTGTTATAATCTATATttgtttaattctatttttaattatctatCACTGAGTTAAAATCATGTTCTGGGAAAAAGTACCATGTCTACCCTGTGGGTGTGCGTTTGCGTATCTGACACACCACCCCTGGGATGTGTGAGTTCTAGAGTTTGAGATTGACAGCTCTTTCTTGAGAGATAAAGGCAGAAATCCTcttcttcttttgagaaaaatttgAGAAGTTATTGCAGCAAATTGTAAGGTCTTTGACTTGATGAAAAGATCTAAGGAGGggggccaggctggctcagtggctatagcatgtgactcttgatctcagggttgtaagtttgagccccatgtgtgtcatagtttacttaaaaaaaaaaaaaaaagcttaagaaaaaaaagcctaaggagttgttttggggtttgtttttgtttttatcccatGGTAACATCATTTGCCTATGGTGTAACAGTCTATGTACACGTGCAGGGAAAATTCGACAATATTCTTTGAGAATAATCCGAAGTGTTTCCAATGCAAGAAGCACCTAGGAAaaagcttttattctttttccagtcCTCCGTAAGAGTTGACCCCAGACGGACCCAAAGGATTACATGGGTTCTTCCATGTTCCTTCCTGGTCTTTCTAAATGGTACATCATAATTCCACCTTTGGCCATGAAACACTTACTTCTTGGGGAACTAGGTCTGTCTCCCTTCACCTGAAGATCAAACTGCTGTCAAATGCTCTTCTCACAGCCAGCCGACTGACTGACTTGAGTACCTAGAATCTTGTCTTCAACAGTCCTCTGATTGACCCTTCCCTGGGCTCAGGGTTCCCTAAAAGTCCCCCTTCTTCATAGCTCTCACCCCCTATCTTACTGTCTCATCTCAGGAAATTGGAGCTCCCAACCCTTCCCCATGGATGCTACATCCTCTTTGAGGGAGGCATTTGGTGTGTCTTGATTGATGGTCTTTGCGATCCAGGACCTAGCACAGTGGTCTGATACCTGCAGGGGCGTGTGTAAAGTTTGTTATTATAGTAATTGATAAATGAATTACAGAgtgtggatggattttgtaatgcTATGACTGACCGCAGGGTAGATAAATACTCAGCAATTCTGAGGGATAGGAAAGAATGGTTGGGGCAGGAAGTTGTgttcaggaaacatttttttttttttttaagatttatttatttgtcagagagagagaaagagggagatagagcataagcagggggagcagcaggcagagggagagggagaagcaggttcctcgctgagcagggagcccaacacaggaccctgggatcatgacctgagccgaaggcagacgcttaaccgactgagccacacaggcgcccctcaggaAACTTTTAAATAGACTTTCCAAAGAAAGGGATTGACGGAAAGTTTAGGATTaatgaggaagggaaaagaaaagatgtaaTTAGCTGACTGAAGATACCTGATTCATGTCAGAGAGGAAAGTCCCTGTTCCTTTAGCCTGATTGGGCAATGCTGTTCTTGTGCCCCTACCACACCTCCTTTTGCCCTTGGCAGGAGTCTTTGCTGGAAGAGATGGTGATGGGCCTGGGCCCCCTGTTGTTGGTCTTCATGCTGGGTCCGGGTCTGACCCCACCAGCCCTGACTCAGGATGACTCCAGGTACAGACGCTTCCTGACCGAGCACTATGATGCCAAACCAAGGGGCCGGAATGCCAGATACTGTGAAAGCATGATGGAGATACGAGGCCTGACCACACCCTGCAAAGACACCAACACCTTTATTCATGGCAACAAGGGCAGCATCAAGGCTATCTGTGGAAATAAGAATGGAAACCCTTATGGAGAAGCTTTAAGACTAAGCAAGTCTCCTTTCCAGGTCACCACCTGCAGGCATGTAGGAGGGTCCCCTCGGCCTCCGTGCCGGTACAGAGCTACCCCAGGGTTCAGACACGTTGTTGTTGCCTGTGAACACGGCTTGCCTGTCCACTTTGATGAGTCCTTTTTCCGTCCATAACCAGAGGCCACAGCTGGCTTTGCTCTCCTTTTCTTGCATTTCCCTCCACATCCCAGAACGGCAACATTTATGGCCAGGGGCCCAGAGAATGAGCTGCCTGGAtctcttgttttccattttacaacacgtctaataaataaaagtgtCTCTGAAATCAGTAAGAATCAAAGTCTTCCCACTAATTATTGGCCTATTAATCTTACCCCATTTTCTCGATTCAACTGCTCCCTGAGAGGATTGGATAGAATAGAAATGCCCTTTTCCTTATCGGTCAGTTCCTTATCAGTCAGTAAGGAGGTGGACTTTAGCTTTCTGTAAAGGTAAGGTGATTAGATTCATCTTACAGAGAGAACTAGGAAAATTCCAGGGCTCATGGCAACTGAACAGAATTTTCAGAAGGGGCAAATAATAAGCCAATATtacttttacaaatattaaacCTTGAGGAGAACAGTTTAGGACTAAATACCAACAGATTCattccactttctctctttcacacacatgtgtgtgaaTGCCAAGGGGCAGCCACCTCTCGTCTTAAGCAGGAGGTAATTTTTTGATGTTGCTTTGAATGGAATGTTCCTAGGgtattctcatggctattttaTATAAGGATCAAAAAGTGattactttattatttacttatttattcattattacattattttctccTTAATCTCTTACTTTATTGACCAAGGTCTGGCTACTTTGAGATCTTAGGGAAGTCATAGAAAGATTCCAAACATTATCCCTTATACTTCTTCAACTAGATTTGGTTTTCAAGTAAACATACACTTAGGTTGACGAcactttctttgtaaaatatactAATCGATCCACCGGTTAAGTGATTAACTTCCTGTTAACTTAATTTCTATCAACTGGTGcctcaatattttatttggaaagtaGTTAATAAGTTACAGTTATAAGTCACAGTTTTGCTATCTTGTGAATATGTAACTATTGTGGTCACAGTATTCCCAACGGTggcctcccctgctgcccacaTTGCCCTGAAATGGGTGCAAAACCCTAGTTGCTCAATACTCAGGTTATAGACCAGTATCTAGGTGCCACC
Encoded proteins:
- the ANG gene encoding angiogenin isoform X2; the encoded protein is MVMGLGPLLLVFMLGPGLTPPALTQDDSRYRRFLTEHYDAKPRGRNARYCESMMEIRGLTTPCKDTNTFIHGNKGSIKAICGNKNGNPYGEALRLSKSPFQVTTCRHVGGSPRPPCRYRATPGFRHVVVACEHGLPVHFDESFFRP
- the ANG gene encoding angiogenin isoform X1, with protein sequence MSSAGRNCLDSPPADTSEGPPRSREQGPVSQGPLSPEALSSRPLRVGARICRPSPFPGRARPRRPLQRQVQAGGASREKQGAVPTAQRLRRRPPRPAASPVRSCTHTHGDPTQDPKQDLKGRLCVFHSSLSSYKGGLEAGEKNFPPSCAFLQPCSLAEESLLEEMVMGLGPLLLVFMLGPGLTPPALTQDDSRYRRFLTEHYDAKPRGRNARYCESMMEIRGLTTPCKDTNTFIHGNKGSIKAICGNKNGNPYGEALRLSKSPFQVTTCRHVGGSPRPPCRYRATPGFRHVVVACEHGLPVHFDESFFRP